One region of Juglans regia cultivar Chandler chromosome 4, Walnut 2.0, whole genome shotgun sequence genomic DNA includes:
- the LOC108985275 gene encoding uncharacterized protein LOC108985275: MTQMMWLLWWPKSNAAAKSGSETGCATASTNNAAVSTTCQASSDVSPPSHCYCLTKLVRKLRRHRRRSVRSTRRLSSFQCRYDPLSYSLNFDTSGSGSCFLDEDYHRFCSFSSRIGSEQKDSHLVKATRL, from the exons atgacACAAATGATGTGGCTCCTTTGGTGGCCAAAGAGCAATGCCGCCGCAAAAAGTGGAAGTGAAACCGGCTGCGCCACCGCCTCCACCAACAACGCCGCGGTGTCAACTACTTGCCAAGCTAGCAGCGATGTCTCGCCGCCGTCGCATTGTTACTGCCTTACCAAACTGGTAAGGAAACTAAGGAGACATAGGCGCAGAAGTGTACGTTCCACGAGACGTCTGAGTTCATTTCAGTGCCGGTACGATCCATTGAGCTATTCTCTTAACTTTGACACCAGCGGGAGTGGGAGCTGCTTTTTGGATGAAGATTACCATCGCTTTTGCTCCTTCTCTTCGAG AATAGGATCAGAGCAAAAAGATAGCCATCTGGTGAAAGCTACTAGGCTCTAA